The following are from one region of the Zonotrichia leucophrys gambelii isolate GWCS_2022_RI chromosome 1A, RI_Zleu_2.0, whole genome shotgun sequence genome:
- the LOC135442439 gene encoding retinoic acid-induced protein 3-like isoform X2, whose translation MTTSPPPGCGNIGADYHLLCDIEKAWGIVLESLAAAGILITIFLICSLFFLICKVQDNSKRHMISVYFFFLLGTLGVFGLTFAFIIKLNDRTRPTRFFLFGVIFALCFSCLLTHACNLNKLVRGRKPFSWQVLLLFLVSFALVQVVISIEYLVTRFVNQREDFLKMDRENTNKDFVMLLIYVLFLMALTFLVSMFTFCGPYKNWKRHGAHIFVTVLFSIAIWVVWITMLIKGNTVLEKYTWDDPVVAIALVSNGWIFLIMYIVPEICFLTAPVKLEDYPPENDFCQPKFIKQTTGVDNRAYTQDEIVQGH comes from the exons ATGACAACGTCGCCTCCGCCGGGCTGCGGCAACATCGGTGCCGACTACCACCTGCTCTGTGACATAGAGAAGGCCTGGGGGATTGTCCTGGAGTcgctggcagcagcaggcatcCTCATCACCATTTTCCTCATCTGCTCGCTCTTCTTCCTCATCTGCAAAGTGCAAGACAACAGCAAGCGGCACATGATCTCCgtctattttttctttcttttaggcACACTTGGCGTTTTTGGCCTCACTTTTGCCTTCATCATTAAACTCAATGACAGGACTCGTCCCACTCGCTTCTTCCTGTTTGGGGTCATCTTTGCCCTCTGCTTCTCGTGCCTCCTCACCCATGCCTGCAACCTCAACAAACTAGTGAGGGGAAGAAAGCCCTTCTcctggcaggtgctgctgctcttccttgtTTCCTTTGCCCTGGTACAAGTTGTGATCAGCATCGAGTACTTGGTCACCAGGTTTGTAAACCAGAGAGAAGACTTCCTGAAAATGGATCGGGAGAATACCAACAAGGACTTTGTCATGCTTCTGATCTACGTGCTCTTCCTGATGGCTCTGACCTTCTTGGTTTCCATGTTCACATTCTGTGGGCCATATAAAAACTGGAAGAGGCATGGGGCACACATCTTTGTTACTGTCCTGTTCTCCATTGCCATTTGGGTGGTGTGGATCACTATGCTCATAAAAGGCAATACGGTTTTAGAAAAATACACGTGGGATGATCCTGTTGTGGCCATTGCTCTGGTGTCCAATGGCTGGATTTTCCTGATAATGTATATTGTCCCCGAAATTTGTTTCCTCACTGCTCCTGTGAAGCTAGAGGACTACCCTCCAGAAAATGACTTCTGCCAACCCAAGTTCATAAAGCAGACAACTGGAGTGGACAACCGTGCCTACACCCAAGATGAAATTGTGCAAG GCCATTGA
- the LOC135442439 gene encoding retinoic acid-induced protein 3-like isoform X1: MTTSPPPGCGNIGADYHLLCDIEKAWGIVLESLAAAGILITIFLICSLFFLICKVQDNSKRHMISVYFFFLLGTLGVFGLTFAFIIKLNDRTRPTRFFLFGVIFALCFSCLLTHACNLNKLVRGRKPFSWQVLLLFLVSFALVQVVISIEYLVTRFVNQREDFLKMDRENTNKDFVMLLIYVLFLMALTFLVSMFTFCGPYKNWKRHGAHIFVTVLFSIAIWVVWITMLIKGNTVLEKYTWDDPVVAIALVSNGWIFLIMYIVPEICFLTAPVKLEDYPPENDFCQPKFIKQTTGVDNRAYTQDEIVQGNINYSPYASHFQMKAIEPQSDFSIPRPKARTSPYHDYTGGKSPM; this comes from the exons ATGACAACGTCGCCTCCGCCGGGCTGCGGCAACATCGGTGCCGACTACCACCTGCTCTGTGACATAGAGAAGGCCTGGGGGATTGTCCTGGAGTcgctggcagcagcaggcatcCTCATCACCATTTTCCTCATCTGCTCGCTCTTCTTCCTCATCTGCAAAGTGCAAGACAACAGCAAGCGGCACATGATCTCCgtctattttttctttcttttaggcACACTTGGCGTTTTTGGCCTCACTTTTGCCTTCATCATTAAACTCAATGACAGGACTCGTCCCACTCGCTTCTTCCTGTTTGGGGTCATCTTTGCCCTCTGCTTCTCGTGCCTCCTCACCCATGCCTGCAACCTCAACAAACTAGTGAGGGGAAGAAAGCCCTTCTcctggcaggtgctgctgctcttccttgtTTCCTTTGCCCTGGTACAAGTTGTGATCAGCATCGAGTACTTGGTCACCAGGTTTGTAAACCAGAGAGAAGACTTCCTGAAAATGGATCGGGAGAATACCAACAAGGACTTTGTCATGCTTCTGATCTACGTGCTCTTCCTGATGGCTCTGACCTTCTTGGTTTCCATGTTCACATTCTGTGGGCCATATAAAAACTGGAAGAGGCATGGGGCACACATCTTTGTTACTGTCCTGTTCTCCATTGCCATTTGGGTGGTGTGGATCACTATGCTCATAAAAGGCAATACGGTTTTAGAAAAATACACGTGGGATGATCCTGTTGTGGCCATTGCTCTGGTGTCCAATGGCTGGATTTTCCTGATAATGTATATTGTCCCCGAAATTTGTTTCCTCACTGCTCCTGTGAAGCTAGAGGACTACCCTCCAGAAAATGACTTCTGCCAACCCAAGTTCATAAAGCAGACAACTGGAGTGGACAACCGTGCCTACACCCAAGATGAAATTGTGCAAG GAAACATCAACTACTCCCCTTACGCTTCTCACTTTCAGATGAAG GCCATTGAACCCCAGAGTGATTTCTCCATCCCTCGCCCCAAGGCCCGGACAAGCCCATACCATGACTACACTGGTGGGAAGAGCCCCATGTAG